Within Legionella birminghamensis, the genomic segment GCTGAATAGGTCCAGAGTGGAGCTCCAGCATAAACCAGGCTATTGAGCAGTAGTCCTGCAGCATTCAAAAGCCAAAAACGAAAACATCGTCCCTTATTATTTTTTCTTTTCATTATACGTCCTTTGTAAGCGATGGGGAGCATTTTGTCCTAGTATATCCGGGGGTAATGTCTTCAGTTAACTACTCTCAATAAGGCAAAGCATATACGCTTAATTGATAAACGTTTCTAGGTTGCTGGGCTTAACAGCTCAGCCTACATTTAATATGCTCTTCTCAGTAATAACGCGGCGTTGGCTCCGCCAAAGGCAAAATGATTGGAGAGTGCGATATCAATTCGTTTGTGGCGAGCCTGATTGGCTACATAATCCAGATCGCAGGCGGGGTCGGGATTATGCAGATTGATTGTGGGTAAAAGAATGTCATGTTGCAAGCTTAAAGTCGTCGCAATGATTTCCATCGCCCCTGCAGCGCCTATTGCATGGCCTGTCATCGCTTTTTGTGCAGTGATCGGGATTTCATAGGCCCTGTCGCCAAATATAGTTTTAATGGTTTCTGTTTCGGTCAAATCATTTAACTGCGTTCCAGTGCCATGGGCATTAATATACTGTACATCGCCTAAAGACAAGCGGGCATCGGCCAGCGCTGATTCAATGGCGCGAACCTGTCCTTTACTATTGGGAGCGGTCACATGGTAGGCATCGCAACTGGCGCCAAAGCCTATGATTTCAGCATAAATGGTCGCGCCGCGGGCTTTGGCATGCTGCAATTCCTCAAGAACCAGTAAACCTGCGCCGTCAGCCATAACCATGCCATCCCGATTTCTGTCGAAAGGGCGGCAGGATAAGTGAGGCTGTTCATTTTGAGTAGACATTACCCTCAGCTTGCACCAGGCTGCCATTATGGATTCCCATAACAGGGATTCGGTACCGCCGCATAAGGCGACCGCCAGGCGGCCATGCGCAATTTGCTGATAAGCGGTGCCGATTGCTTCTGCAGAGGAGACGCAGGCATTGGAAATAGTAGAGTTAGGTCCGCCAAGACCAAAGGCAATTGCGATAAAGTTGGCCACAGAATTGGGCATGCCGCGAATAACGCTCAGTGCAGGGATCTTTCGCCAGCTCTCTTTAAAGAATGCTTCATAAGCTCCCTCCAGCTCAGGTGTACCCCCAACGCTGGTGCCTATAAATGTACCGGCCAAAGACAACTCTCTGGGGCTTAATCCAGCTCGTTCAATGGCATGATGGGCGCAATACAATGCATACTGAGCAGCACGCGGATAGCGTTTGCTTTTATCAAACTCAGGCAGGTGGTCTAGTGACAATTGAGTAATCTCTCCCCCAATCTGGGTTGGGTAGGGACTGGGATCGTACTGTTGAATACGTCTAATACCACACTGGCCAGCCACAGCAGCTTCCCAAAAAGCTTCTAAACCACAACCAATTGAGGAGACGATATCCATCCCCGTAATAACCACACGTTTTTTCATGCCACACCCTTAGGCGCTATCCATAAGCGTAAAATGCAATACTAAAGTGGCAGCTGAAAACCTGTCAAGCTGAATTCACGAATTCAGCAGGAATCATCAGAGAAATGACCTTTTTCCAATATCTTGTGTGCATTTTCGACATCAATTATCCAATAATCATGTACGCTGGCTATTTTAAAATCATGCCTCAAATAGAGATTTAAGGCATTCTGATTGGTGGTTTCGACATCCAGCGCCAGTTTATAAGTTTCCTGCATTAAAGCCTTATTAATGCAATAAGCCAGTAAGGTGCTGCCAAATCCCTGTCCCTGAAATTCGGGCAGAATTGCGATGTCAGAAAAGGTGGCTTTATCATGCTGCCAGTGAATATGGGCTTTACCTACGGCTTCCTCCCCTTTGATGGCCAGATAGATGCTGTAGTTTGGATCTTCCATGATTTGAGTGAAACGCTCGATATTGCTTACCACCTCATTTTTGAATGCTGCATTATCAATTTCACATAATAGGCCTGAGTCATCAAAAGTTGCTTTTCGAAAAGAGAGGCTGGAGTGATTTTCGAGGATAGGCTCATAGCTTTGGCGAAGCATGTGATAATCGCTTTGCTGATAGATGAACCCCAGGGGGGCGAGCCAGTGGTCATTCAGCTGATGCGCCATTGAAAAGATTAGGCGATTCATTTTTTTAGACTGCACCAGCGGGAATATGTTGAAGAGGAGCTTACTTGCCAGGCCTAAGCGGCGAGTGTCCGGATCAACCAGAATGCTTATTTCACAGGCATCTTCATAAAAGAAATAGACGCTCAGAAATGCCACAAGCTGGTTGTCTTGATAGTACAAAAGGTTATTAGCCGTTTCCCGTTTTAGTCTCAGAATATGCGGGTATAAACTTGGAAGCCCGCCATCTATGGCCTTGCATTTATTTTTAAGCTCAGTTAAGGCGTCCATTTGCATGTCGGTCAACTGATGTGTTCTGAGAAGCATACGGAACTCCGTCATCAGATCTAATTTATAAATTATAAGCGCTGCCGCTAAAAAATGGTGCTAAATATGGCATTTTTTTCTCTGACTTTTTCATCAGGATGCGGCTGGCTGCAGACAATTTATACGGCTGTCTTCCCCGGCTTGCAAATACCCGGCAAACAACCCTGAATAATTTCTTGCCAGTTCGTTCATTTCATCTGCGGTTGCCAAAGCAAATTTTACTGCATCCGGCACTAATGACTTGTTCTCCTGAATCACTTTCTTCCATAAAGGAATATGAGATAATAATTGCACAGCAAATTCCCTGGCTTCGCTTAGATCAGTGACTGTTTCGATCAATGGGGAGCCAGAGCTCAATCCAGGTAAACCATAATTTGCATTGTGATGGGCTTTTTCCGCCAACATCATTAGTGCGAGCGCAAAAACTGTATTTACACCATCCAGACAATGGTATTTAACCATAAAGTTCCGGACTTCGCTGGCATGCTATTGTATAGTGTTGAACTAATCCTACTCCAGATAAATCAGTAATAAAGCGGCAATAGTCATGAGCAGAAAAGCTAAAATGCCAATGATATTTGTCTTCCAGCCATTGGTATGCCGTCCCATAATTTTTTTGTTATTGGCGATATGCAAGATGATAAGAATAAGGACTGGCGCAGTCACCCCATACAGGATAGCGGTCATTAACAGCGCCTCAATGGGGTTGAGGCCAATGAAATTTATAAGTAAAGCGATGATTAGGGAGATAAGTATTATCAGATAAAAACCTCTTGCTGAAGAAAAAGGTTTATCCAGACCGTTCTTCCATTCAAAAAGAGTCGATAGCATGTAAGAAATACAACCGCTTAATACGGGAATTGCCAGGAAGCCAGTACCCAGAATACCTAAGGCAAAAAGCAGATAAGAAAGTTTGCCGGCTAAGGGTTCTAGTGCTTTGGCAGCCTGTTCAACGGTTTGTATATCGGTAATGCCTGCTTTATACAATACGGTACCGGTAGTCAGAATTATAAAATACATCACCAGATTTGAGCTGAACATGCCAATACCGACATCTTTACTCATATCAAGGAGGGAGGTGCGGGTGATGAAAGCGGGCGTCCTTTTTCTGCGGTTTTCCTCTGCTTCCATGGTGGCCTGCCAAAAAAACAGATAAGGTGAAATCGTTGTTCCCAGAATAGCGACCAGGATGCCTAGATACTGTTTGTTAAATTGAATATGCGGGATAAAAGTGTGGCTAAGGATCTGCCAGGCATCGGGTTTAACAAGAAATGGGATAATTAAATACAGGAAAAGGGATAAGCATAAATATTTTAATACGGCGACAATTTTTTGATAGGAGAAAAAAATAATTCCCAAGGCGAGAAGAACTGTAAACAGGATTGAAAAAACGGCTGAGGGGATCCAGGGAACCACCAGGTGGCTAACCGCTCCCATTCCAGCAATATCGGCACTGATATTTAAAACAATTGCCGGTACGTTTAGAAAGATGATGCAGTACAAAAGCCAGCGGGGATATTGCTCTTTAATATTAGTAGCCAGCCCTTTGCTGGTCACTTTCCCAATTCTTGCACACATCTCCTGGATGACCATCATAAGCGGGAAAGTAAACAATGCCGTCCATAAGGTACTTAATCCGAATTGAGCACCTGCCTGAGAATAAGTGGCAATACCAGAGGGGTCGTCATCGCTTGCCCCGGTAATGACGCCAGGTCCCAATTTTTTGAAAAAATCGCGAATGGAGGAACCGGGTTTGTTCTTTTTCATAAGATCTCTTTTTTCATATTGGGTGCTCGATTAACAATCATGCCGGATTGAGGGAGTAATTGAAATCAGGGTTTGCCCCAAATGGCTTCAAGCCGGCTGTCGCGTCCGCAGCGGAAGCGGTAATACCGGTATCGCAACGGGTTTTTCTGTGAGTAATTCTGATGATCATCGTCGGCAGCGTAGAAGGTAGTGGACGGCAGTATTTCAGTGTAGATTTTTGGAAATTTTTTTTCTATCGATTTCTTACTTTCCAGGGCGATGCGTTTTTGGTTCTCATTAAGATAAAAAATGGCTGCGCGATATTGGCGTCCGCTCTCGCAAAATTGGGCATCCTCAGTAGTGGGATCGATATGATGCCAAAAATAGTCTAGCAGTTGTTTATAACTTATCTGCGCCGGATTATAGATAATACGTACTGCTTCGGTGTAGTTGGTGTGGCCTGCGGTCACTTCCTCATAAGTGGGATCAGGGGTTGTGCCGCCGTCAAAACCGGTTATGGTGGCCAATACTCCCTTTTGTTTATAGAAATCAGCTTCCATAAACCAAAAACAACCACCAGCGAAGATCGCCTCGGCAGTTTTTCCAAAAACAGAAAGGCTGCAACCTGACAAGAAAACAAGGCCAATTAATTTGTTCATTGTTTTTCTCTTGCTTCAGCAATAATGGGTAGACACTTTTTATCGCAGCATCCAGAATATTATTTATAAAAAACATCGCTATTAAAAAGCGTAGGGCAAGATAATTAAAATATCCAGCCACGATAAAACAGGAGAATCATGACAACGGCAATTATGTGGTTTAGAGCGGATTTACGCCTGGAGAATAACCCTGCTTTTGTAAGCGCCTGCGAACATCAGCGTGTGATACCTTTATATATCAGAGACCCTGCCGCATCTGCAGTAATTGGCAGTGCACAAAACTGGTGGCTGTATCATAGCTTATCCGCTCATCAAAAATCGCTTGATAAAAGGCATTTGAAATTATGTTTAAGGACTGGCAAGGCACTGGATGTGTTGCTGGAATTAATTGATCAGCATCAGGTCGATGCAGTCTATTGGAACCGCTGTTATGAGCCGGCTGCCATTGAGCGTGATCAAGCCATTAAAACCGCCTTGAAAAATAGAGGCATCAGAGTTTGCTCCACGAATGGGAGTTTATTAGTAGAGCCCTGGGAGCTGCAAACCAGCCAGGGTGGATACTTTAAGGTGTTTACTGCTTTTTGGAAGCAATGTCAGAAGCATCTTTCCCTGGCGAACTGCTCATTAAGCACAAAGCTCCCGGGTTGTCCTGAAACCGTCTCAGAATCAATTGAGGATTGGCATTTACTTCCTGAAAAACCCAATTGGGCCGCTGGCTTTGCCGATCACTGGCAGCCCGGTGAGGAGGCAGCGCTTGCCCGCCTCGATAATTTTCTGGAAGAAGCGATCACATCCTATAAAGAAAATAGAGATTACCCTGCCCTAAAGGGAACCTCGCGATTGTCGCCGCATTTGCATTTTGGCGAAATCAGTCCAGTGACAGTCTATAATCAAGTGCTTGAGCTACAACAGGCACAGGCCCTGCCTTCCGCGGCGGTCAGTCAATTTCTTGCCGAACTGGGATGGCGTGAATTCTCCTATCATCTGCTCTATCATTTCCCAAAACTTGCAGAAAAAAATTTCCAGTCTGCCTTTGATCATTTTCCCTGGCAGAGCGAGCCCTCTTTACTAAAAGCCTGGCAGCAAGGCCAGACGGGATATCCTCTGGTGGATGCCGGGATGAGGGAGCTTTGGCATACGGGTTATATGCATAATCGAGTCAGGATGGTAGTAGCTTCATTTCTGGTAAAACACTTGCTGATCGACTGGCGAAAAGGCGCTGCCTGGTTTGAAGATACGCTGCTGGATGCCGATTTGGCTAATAATTCCGCCAGCTGGCAATGGGTTGCGGGAAGCGGCGCGGACGCTGCCCCGTATTTTCGAATTTTTAACCCCATTTTGCAAAGTGAGAAGTTTGATCCCCAGGGGGAATATATTAAAACCTGGATTCCAGAGCTGCGTAAACTCTCCGCTTCGCAGATTCATAGGCCCTGGCAGGCTTCAGTGAATAAATCGGGCTATCCGGCTCCGATTGTTAACCATGATGAAGCGCGTAAATTAGCCCTGCATTTTTATGATTTAATTAAGAGAAAAAAGGGTGATTAGGTATCGTAGGCTGGGCTGTGAAGCCCAGCAAAATTAACTCAGCAGGAAAAAAACGGCAAAAGTCAGGCTTAATACAATCAGAAAGGGCTTGACCCTTTGTCTGGAAAGCAACTTCAGCAAGGTATACAAAATGATCCCAACACCAATCCCGTCCGCAATGGATGAGGTCAGTGGAATCATAATAATAGTGAGCATGCAGGGAGCGATTTCCGTCATATCGCTAAGTTTTAAATCCACCATGTGTTTCATCATGCAGCAGGCGACATATAACAGCGCCGGGCCCACTGCATAGACGGGGATCATTTTTGCCAAGGGGAAGAAAAACAGCATGAGCAGAAAGCCTGCGGCGATTACTACGGCAGTTAAACCAGTTCGACCGCCTGCTTCAATTCCCGAAGCCGACTCAATAAACGGTGAAGTACTGGCCGAGCCTAATAATCCTGCCAGCATTGAACCTGCTGCATCGGCTGACAAGCTATTGGCAATCCGCTGCTGGTTATCCTCTTGATCCCTGAACAAGGATTGATTCAACAGGCCAATCAGGGTTCCGGTCGCATCAAACAAGGCAATTAGAAAAAAAGTAAAAGTAGCCTTTAAAGTCGTTGAACTGGTGAAAGAGGAAAAGTCTAGTTTTAAAAATGTGGGGGCCATGGAAGGAGGCAATGCAAAAATACCTTGCCAGCTAACCAGTCCTGTCGCTAGTGAAATGAGGCTGATCGATAAGATACTCAGAATAATCGCCCCGGAAATTTTGAAATAATCGAAGATAAGGATCATGATAAAGCCAAGAAAAAAGAGACCCGCTTCAGGCCTTGCCAGATTACCCATTTGCAGGAGAGTATGCGCATTACTGATAATGATCTGATTAGACTGCAAGGCAATCAATGCAATTAAAAAGCTAATGCCAATCAGAATGGCCAACTGCAAATTGTCAGGAATCGAATCAACCAGTCTTTTTCTTAACGGGGTCAGGCTTAGTAAGAGAAACAGGGATCCGGATACAAAAACCATCGCTAAAGCCTGTTGCCAGGGAATGCCCATGCCTAAAACGACACTGTATGAAAAATAGATATTGAGGGCCATTCCCGGTGCTACACCAATGGGCGCATTGGCGATCAGGCCTGTGAGCAGGGTTGTAAATGCGGTAACCAGGCAGGTTGCAGTAAATACTGAACCCTGATCCATTCCTGCATCATGGAGAATCACCGGATTGACGAAAACGATATAAACCATGGTCAAAAAACTGGTTATGCCTGCCAGAATTTCAGTGGAGAAACGAGAAGAATGGCTCAACTGCGGCTGAATGTTATCCATGTTAGTGTACATAATGGAAAACACAATGCTATCGAATTCAGAGAATTTTGCAACGAGTAAATTTAGAAATGAATATTTAATACGCCGAAGATAATTTCAATGGTAATCAAAACAATGATTATTATTTCAAGGCTGTGTGAATGGCGGTTTTCAAGATAGCTATTAAACATGTCGAAAATCTCGTTTAAAGTATCCAGGCGGTGATTCAGCGCGTTCACGCGGCGAGGAATGTGTAAATAACGCTCCAGCATTGTGTAATACTCTTCCAATGTGGGGTGCTGCCAGAAATATTTGGGATGATAAAGGAAATTACTGACTAAATTCATCTCACTCTTGGCGCCGAGAATTTCGCCGATTACCTGACGTATCTGATTGCGGCTGATCGGCATATGCCCCTTATGTGACAAAAGCTGGATCAGCGGGTTGTACTTTTCAATCAGTGAATCTATTTTGGTTTCAAAGTATTGCAGCTTTACTGATTGGGAAAAACCATAGGAGAGACTTAATTTTAAATCATCACTGTTGTCATCAATACTAATGCAATCCACATCGAAATAGTCGTGCGGTTCAATAGCAATTTTATCATTAATACGATAGCTAAACTCATCCCGTACCAAAAAAGGGACTGGCTTTTCCGCGTACAGTTTGAATAATTGAATATAATTGTCAATCTGATGCCGTTTGATGCCCCAGGAAACTACTGTTCCATTTTTAAAAATAAAAATGACATACTGACTGCCCGCAAAGGGTGTCAATTTTAGCACATCACGGGATTTGACTGCCGAGTAACCCTGGACGCTTGTTTTAAAATAATGATCCAGACGCGATAAATCAATACTATTGGCTACACAATAACTAAGGCATTCCATCTGATAAAACCTGTTTTAAATCCCGTGACACGGCACCAGTCAACTAATATTGAATTATAACCTATGCAGTCTCAACTTCTTTCTTTGCTGGATAAGGTTTTTTTCTATCAGTTGCCCCGCTTAACCACTGAGGACAAATTTCTAGAATTTGTGCAATTTTATCCAATTGTTCACTGGAAGGCAAAAGATGGCCAAAAATCATCGCATTGGCCAAATGGCGGGTAACACCAAATACTTTTGAGACTGCTTTAATTTTTTCCGCCAGCTCTTCAGGAAAACCTAATAAGGATAGTTCCGAATTGAACCGTTGTGAAAATACTTTACTGTTCATTTTTCACTCCATGAAATTTCTATTTAATTAGAGCTATTATCTCTTTAAGACAATGGCCCCATAAAAACATGCTCTGCCAATCCCTGTTACAGAACACAAGGTAGATTAATGCCAGACTCTTTGCATTGGAAATTCTATCCGGGAATAACCAGCTTGCGGCAATGAATACTACCCATTCTGTTATAACTCATTTTATCGCAGTCGAAAAGTATTTTCTTTTGTTTAAAAACAATTAGTTAAGGTCAATTAAAAAGAAGCGTAGCCTTGATGGACCCGGCGCATCAAGGCTATAGAAAAATTATTCAATCATTGTATTTGAAATAATTCAAATCAAGTTCTCTGGCAGCACGTACATCATCTAATCGTTTGACAGGTAAATTGTACGGTGCACCCTTCAAGAGCTCTGGATTTTTCTTGGCTTCGTCACGAATTGCATGTAATGCAGCTGCCAGACCATCCAGTTCCTCCTTGCATTCCGTTTCTGTAGGTTCAATCAGTAAACACTCTGGGACCAGCAGGGGGAAATAGGTCGTCGGCGCATGGAAGCCATAATCGAGCAGGCGTTTTGCCAGATCCATCGCGGTTACCCCATAGTCTTTCTTTTCCTGGCTAAGCGTCAGAATGAATTCATGACTGGCTCGCCTTTCCGGATAGGCAGGATGGAAGCCCGCTTTTTTTAGAGCAGCAAGCAGATAGTTCGCGTTAAGTGTTGCAAATTCCGATACTCTTAAAAGCCCTTCTCTGCCCAGTACGCAAATGTAAAAATAGGCGCGTAAAAGAATGCCGGCATTTCCCATGAAGCAGGATAGACGGCCAATGCTTTGCGGATAATCATCCCTCGTTGCCCAACGGTATTTTTCGTCTGATTTTACCACCACAGGCATTGGCATATAAGGTAAAAGCCTTTTGTTCACCGCAACCGGCCCAGAGCCAGGCCCGCCCCCGCCATGAGGAGTGGCGAAAGTTTTGTGAAGATTCAAATGCATCACATCAAAGCCCATATCACCCGGCCTTACGCGTCCCAAAATAGCATTTAAGTTGGCGCCATCATAATAAAGCAGTCCCCCTGCCTGATGAACAATTGCTGCAATTTCCTTAATCTGCCGCATGAACAAACCGAGGGTGGATGGATTGGTCAGCATAATACCGGCTGTTCTAGGCCCGACCTTGCTGCGCAACTCCTCCAGATCGATATCCCCATCACGGGCTGTGCTAATCTCAATAACTTTAAATCCGCACATCACCGCAGAAGCGGGATTAGTACCATGTGCTGCATCTGGAATCAGCATCTCAGTCCTGGCGCTGTCCCCGCGCGATTGATGATAGGCTTTAATCATGGCCACGCCGGCAAACTCGCCTTGTGAGCCTGCCATTGGGGTCAGGGAAACGCCAGCCATGCCGGTTATTTCCGCCAGATAGGATTGCAGTTCGTACATCGCCTGCAGGAATCCCTGGCTATGTGCTTCGCCGGATAAAGGATGCCTGTTTATAAAACCGCCGATAGATGCGGCTTTGTGAACTCCTCTTGGATTATATTTCATTGTACAGGAGCCCAGAGGATACAGGTTGGTATCAATGGAGAAGTTATTTTGTGACAAGCGGGTATAATGACGTATCACCTGCAATTCTGAACAAGCCGGCAAGCGAGCTGGCTTCTCCCGCAGGAATTTTGCCGGAATGCCTGAAGTCTGCGGATTATCCGAAGGGAACTGGGCTGATGCTCGGCGCCTGGCTTGTGAGCGTTCATAAATTAACATAGTTTTCCCTCCGAATTCTGTATCAAATCTTTCAATGCAGCACAATGTTTTACCGGTGTGAATTCGATATAGGTATAGTCTGCAATTTCCGCCATGTAATAGGGATCCTTTTTCATCACCGATTCAAGATAATTTCTATCCGTCGTCGCGGCAATAATGATACCGCCAGTACGCGGCTTGAGCGGCCCGGAAGCGACCAGCAGCCCCTGCTTATAGTAATAATCGAGAAACTCACGATGCGCCTGAAGGTATTTATCCACTTCACTAATCGGCGTTTTATAGGTTAATTGAATGATAATCATTACTTCCTCACTTAGACAAAATACATTTCATTGTGCTAATGAAGTGATTAATTTCTTCCATTGAACGCATCTCGGTTGCACAGACCAGAAGACTGTTCTTCAAAGCCGGATAATGGGTTTCAACCGGATAACCGCCAGCTATTCCCGCTTGGTGCAAACTATCGAGAACTTTATCAACTGGCTGCTCGAGCTGCAGGAGGCACTCGTGGAAGAAGGGGGCGGTAAATGCAGTTCTGACCCCTGTTATTCCACTTAAACCCTGAACAAGCTTCTGTGTATTATCATGGCAATGGGCAGCAACCTGTCGCAGGCCTTCCGTACCCAGCAAACTAAGATGAATCGTTGCTGCGGTTACCAGCAGGCCCTGGTTAGTGCATATATTTGAAGTGGCCTTTTCCCTGCGGATATGCTGCTCCCTTGCCTGCAAAGTCAGCGTAAAGCCTGTTTTACCATCCCTATCCAGCGTTCGTCCTATGATACGCCCAGGCATCTGTCGGACATGCTCCATGCGGGTGCTGA encodes:
- a CDS encoding beta-ketoacyl-[acyl-carrier-protein] synthase family protein; the encoded protein is MKKRVVITGMDIVSSIGCGLEAFWEAAVAGQCGIRRIQQYDPSPYPTQIGGEITQLSLDHLPEFDKSKRYPRAAQYALYCAHHAIERAGLSPRELSLAGTFIGTSVGGTPELEGAYEAFFKESWRKIPALSVIRGMPNSVANFIAIAFGLGGPNSTISNACVSSAEAIGTAYQQIAHGRLAVALCGGTESLLWESIMAAWCKLRVMSTQNEQPHLSCRPFDRNRDGMVMADGAGLLVLEELQHAKARGATIYAEIIGFGASCDAYHVTAPNSKGQVRAIESALADARLSLGDVQYINAHGTGTQLNDLTETETIKTIFGDRAYEIPITAQKAMTGHAIGAAGAMEIIATTLSLQHDILLPTINLHNPDPACDLDYVANQARHKRIDIALSNHFAFGGANAALLLRRAY
- a CDS encoding GNAT family N-acetyltransferase, whose product is MLLRTHQLTDMQMDALTELKNKCKAIDGGLPSLYPHILRLKRETANNLLYYQDNQLVAFLSVYFFYEDACEISILVDPDTRRLGLASKLLFNIFPLVQSKKMNRLIFSMAHQLNDHWLAPLGFIYQQSDYHMLRQSYEPILENHSSLSFRKATFDDSGLLCEIDNAAFKNEVVSNIERFTQIMEDPNYSIYLAIKGEEAVGKAHIHWQHDKATFSDIAILPEFQGQGFGSTLLAYCINKALMQETYKLALDVETTNQNALNLYLRHDFKIASVHDYWIIDVENAHKILEKGHFSDDSC
- a CDS encoding NRAMP family divalent metal transporter — its product is MKKNKPGSSIRDFFKKLGPGVITGASDDDPSGIATYSQAGAQFGLSTLWTALFTFPLMMVIQEMCARIGKVTSKGLATNIKEQYPRWLLYCIIFLNVPAIVLNISADIAGMGAVSHLVVPWIPSAVFSILFTVLLALGIIFFSYQKIVAVLKYLCLSLFLYLIIPFLVKPDAWQILSHTFIPHIQFNKQYLGILVAILGTTISPYLFFWQATMEAEENRRKRTPAFITRTSLLDMSKDVGIGMFSSNLVMYFIILTTGTVLYKAGITDIQTVEQAAKALEPLAGKLSYLLFALGILGTGFLAIPVLSGCISYMLSTLFEWKNGLDKPFSSARGFYLIILISLIIALLINFIGLNPIEALLMTAILYGVTAPVLILIILHIANNKKIMGRHTNGWKTNIIGILAFLLMTIAALLLIYLE
- the msrA gene encoding peptide-methionine (S)-S-oxide reductase MsrA, with the protein product MNKLIGLVFLSGCSLSVFGKTAEAIFAGGCFWFMEADFYKQKGVLATITGFDGGTTPDPTYEEVTAGHTNYTEAVRIIYNPAQISYKQLLDYFWHHIDPTTEDAQFCESGRQYRAAIFYLNENQKRIALESKKSIEKKFPKIYTEILPSTTFYAADDDHQNYSQKNPLRYRYYRFRCGRDSRLEAIWGKP
- a CDS encoding cryptochrome/photolyase family protein, yielding MTTAIMWFRADLRLENNPAFVSACEHQRVIPLYIRDPAASAVIGSAQNWWLYHSLSAHQKSLDKRHLKLCLRTGKALDVLLELIDQHQVDAVYWNRCYEPAAIERDQAIKTALKNRGIRVCSTNGSLLVEPWELQTSQGGYFKVFTAFWKQCQKHLSLANCSLSTKLPGCPETVSESIEDWHLLPEKPNWAAGFADHWQPGEEAALARLDNFLEEAITSYKENRDYPALKGTSRLSPHLHFGEISPVTVYNQVLELQQAQALPSAAVSQFLAELGWREFSYHLLYHFPKLAEKNFQSAFDHFPWQSEPSLLKAWQQGQTGYPLVDAGMRELWHTGYMHNRVRMVVASFLVKHLLIDWRKGAAWFEDTLLDADLANNSASWQWVAGSGADAAPYFRIFNPILQSEKFDPQGEYIKTWIPELRKLSASQIHRPWQASVNKSGYPAPIVNHDEARKLALHFYDLIKRKKGD
- a CDS encoding NCS2 family permease produces the protein MDNIQPQLSHSSRFSTEILAGITSFLTMVYIVFVNPVILHDAGMDQGSVFTATCLVTAFTTLLTGLIANAPIGVAPGMALNIYFSYSVVLGMGIPWQQALAMVFVSGSLFLLLSLTPLRKRLVDSIPDNLQLAILIGISFLIALIALQSNQIIISNAHTLLQMGNLARPEAGLFFLGFIMILIFDYFKISGAIILSILSISLISLATGLVSWQGIFALPPSMAPTFLKLDFSSFTSSTTLKATFTFFLIALFDATGTLIGLLNQSLFRDQEDNQQRIANSLSADAAGSMLAGLLGSASTSPFIESASGIEAGGRTGLTAVVIAAGFLLMLFFFPLAKMIPVYAVGPALLYVACCMMKHMVDLKLSDMTEIAPCMLTIIMIPLTSSIADGIGVGIILYTLLKLLSRQRVKPFLIVLSLTFAVFFLLS
- a CDS encoding RMD1 family protein; protein product: MECLSYCVANSIDLSRLDHYFKTSVQGYSAVKSRDVLKLTPFAGSQYVIFIFKNGTVVSWGIKRHQIDNYIQLFKLYAEKPVPFLVRDEFSYRINDKIAIEPHDYFDVDCISIDDNSDDLKLSLSYGFSQSVKLQYFETKIDSLIEKYNPLIQLLSHKGHMPISRNQIRQVIGEILGAKSEMNLVSNFLYHPKYFWQHPTLEEYYTMLERYLHIPRRVNALNHRLDTLNEIFDMFNSYLENRHSHSLEIIIIVLITIEIIFGVLNIHF
- the gcvPB gene encoding aminomethyl-transferring glycine dehydrogenase subunit GcvPB, with product MLIYERSQARRRASAQFPSDNPQTSGIPAKFLREKPARLPACSELQVIRHYTRLSQNNFSIDTNLYPLGSCTMKYNPRGVHKAASIGGFINRHPLSGEAHSQGFLQAMYELQSYLAEITGMAGVSLTPMAGSQGEFAGVAMIKAYHQSRGDSARTEMLIPDAAHGTNPASAVMCGFKVIEISTARDGDIDLEELRSKVGPRTAGIMLTNPSTLGLFMRQIKEIAAIVHQAGGLLYYDGANLNAILGRVRPGDMGFDVMHLNLHKTFATPHGGGGPGSGPVAVNKRLLPYMPMPVVVKSDEKYRWATRDDYPQSIGRLSCFMGNAGILLRAYFYICVLGREGLLRVSEFATLNANYLLAALKKAGFHPAYPERRASHEFILTLSQEKKDYGVTAMDLAKRLLDYGFHAPTTYFPLLVPECLLIEPTETECKEELDGLAAALHAIRDEAKKNPELLKGAPYNLPVKRLDDVRAARELDLNYFKYND
- a CDS encoding YciI family protein, whose translation is MIIIQLTYKTPISEVDKYLQAHREFLDYYYKQGLLVASGPLKPRTGGIIIAATTDRNYLESVMKKDPYYMAEIADYTYIEFTPVKHCAALKDLIQNSEGKLC